One Mycolicibacterium pulveris genomic region harbors:
- a CDS encoding acyl-CoA dehydrogenase family protein, producing MLEWSDVDLAVRDAVRDFVDKEIRPHVDALESGEMEPYPVIRKLFATFGIADMARESLNKRLARLREGGESSGQSSGGSMFGGSGGMGFIVVSELCRVCMGVVTGMGVSLGLTVPTIMSRGTLAQQERWLPELVTYEKVGAWAITEPDSGSDAFGGMKSYVTRDGDDYILNGQKTFITNGPDADVVVVYAKLDEPGVDKRDRKVLTFVLDRGMEGFVQSKPFRKMGIHSSRTGELFFNNVRLGRDRLLGETEDHTSGDGRASARSSFSAERIGVAAMALGVIEECLRLCVDYAKNRKLWGQEIAQFQLIQLKLANMEVARMNVRNMLFRVIEAAEKDYQISLSEASAIKWYCSQAATDVAMDAVQLFGGNGYMTEYRVEQLARDAKSLMIYAGSNEVQITQVARGLLSDG from the coding sequence ATGCTCGAATGGTCTGATGTCGATCTCGCCGTCCGCGACGCCGTCCGCGACTTCGTAGACAAGGAGATTCGCCCGCACGTCGACGCGCTGGAAAGCGGCGAGATGGAGCCCTATCCGGTCATCCGCAAGCTGTTCGCGACGTTCGGCATCGCCGACATGGCCCGCGAGTCGCTCAACAAGCGGCTGGCCCGGCTGCGAGAAGGCGGCGAGTCGTCCGGCCAGTCCTCCGGCGGCAGCATGTTCGGCGGCTCCGGCGGGATGGGCTTCATCGTGGTCAGCGAGTTGTGCCGGGTGTGCATGGGCGTGGTCACCGGGATGGGGGTCAGCCTGGGCCTGACGGTGCCGACGATCATGAGCCGCGGCACCCTGGCCCAGCAGGAACGCTGGCTGCCCGAGCTGGTCACCTACGAGAAGGTGGGCGCCTGGGCGATCACCGAACCCGACTCGGGTTCGGACGCGTTCGGCGGCATGAAGTCCTATGTCACCCGCGACGGCGACGACTACATCCTCAACGGGCAGAAGACCTTCATCACCAACGGGCCCGACGCCGACGTGGTGGTGGTGTACGCCAAGCTCGACGAACCCGGGGTCGACAAGCGCGACCGCAAGGTGCTGACCTTCGTGCTCGACCGCGGCATGGAGGGCTTTGTGCAGTCAAAGCCGTTCCGCAAGATGGGTATTCACTCGTCACGCACCGGCGAGTTGTTCTTCAACAACGTCCGGCTCGGCCGGGACCGGCTGCTCGGCGAGACCGAGGACCACACGTCGGGCGACGGCCGGGCCAGCGCGCGGTCGAGTTTCTCCGCCGAGCGCATCGGCGTGGCCGCGATGGCGCTGGGGGTCATCGAGGAATGCCTACGGCTGTGCGTCGACTACGCCAAGAACCGCAAGCTGTGGGGTCAGGAGATCGCCCAGTTCCAGCTGATCCAGCTCAAGCTGGCCAACATGGAAGTCGCGCGAATGAACGTGCGCAACATGCTGTTCCGGGTTATCGAAGCAGCCGAGAAGGATTATCAGATCTCGCTGTCGGAAGCCTCGGCGATCAAGTGGTACTGCTCACAGGCGGCCACCGATGTCGCGATGGATGCCGTGCAGTTGTTCGGCGGCAACGGGTACATGACCGAGTACCGGGTCGAACAACTCGCCCGCGACGCCAAGTCCCTGATGATCTACGCGGGCAGCAACGAGGTGCAGATCACCCAGGTGGCCAGGGGTTTGCTCAGCGACGGCTGA
- a CDS encoding TrmH family RNA methyltransferase, which yields MTAAVKLHRQVTRRRAARFLAEGPNLVEAALRRGLVIEVFATRTAMDRFGAALAGRPPDVPVHVVTERAAKALSDTVTPVGLVAVCEMPQTTLDEVLGAPKLVAVAVGISEPGNAGTLIRVADAMGADAVVLTANSVDPYNGKCLRASAGSIFSLPVIAHADAEAVVKSLRAAGLQVLATTLDGEVSLEDPDLQAGLPQPTAWLFGPEAHGLPAEVAAAATHRVHIPMAGNAESLNVASAAAICLYSSARAHHF from the coding sequence GTGACGGCGGCGGTCAAGCTGCACCGCCAGGTCACACGACGACGCGCCGCGCGTTTCCTCGCTGAGGGACCCAACCTCGTCGAGGCGGCGTTGCGGCGCGGGCTCGTGATAGAGGTGTTCGCCACCCGAACCGCGATGGACCGCTTCGGCGCTGCGCTCGCCGGCAGGCCACCCGACGTGCCCGTGCATGTGGTGACCGAGCGCGCCGCGAAAGCGTTGTCGGACACCGTCACCCCGGTAGGCCTGGTGGCGGTGTGCGAGATGCCGCAGACCACGCTCGATGAGGTGCTCGGCGCGCCGAAGCTGGTCGCGGTCGCGGTGGGGATCTCCGAACCCGGCAACGCGGGGACGCTGATCCGGGTGGCCGATGCGATGGGCGCCGACGCGGTCGTGCTGACCGCCAACAGCGTCGACCCGTACAACGGCAAGTGCCTGCGCGCCTCGGCAGGCAGCATCTTCTCGCTTCCGGTCATCGCCCACGCCGACGCGGAAGCGGTGGTGAAATCGCTGCGTGCGGCCGGATTGCAGGTGCTGGCGACCACGCTCGACGGCGAGGTGTCGCTCGAAGACCCCGATTTGCAGGCCGGCCTTCCGCAGCCGACGGCATGGCTGTTCGGCCCCGAGGCGCACGGTCTGCCCGCCGAGGTGGCGGCCGCCGCCACCCACCGGGTGCACATTCCGATGGCGGGCAACGCCGAGAGCCTCAACGTGGCCTCGGCCGCGGCGATCTGTCTGTATTCCAGCGCCCGCGCCCATCACTTCTAG
- the rplT gene encoding 50S ribosomal protein L20, which translates to MARVKRAVNAHKKRRSILKASKGYRGQRSRLYRKAKEQQLHSLNYAYRDRRARKGEFRKLWISRINAAARANDITYNRLIQGLKAAGVEVDRKNLAEIAVSDPAAFTALVEVAKGALPADVNAPSGEAA; encoded by the coding sequence ATGGCACGCGTAAAGCGCGCAGTCAACGCTCACAAGAAGCGGCGCAGCATCCTCAAGGCATCCAAGGGTTATCGCGGTCAGCGCTCGCGGTTGTACCGCAAAGCCAAAGAGCAGCAGCTGCATTCGCTGAACTACGCCTATCGTGACCGGCGTGCCCGCAAGGGCGAGTTCCGCAAGCTGTGGATCTCGCGGATCAACGCCGCCGCGCGCGCCAACGACATCACCTACAACCGGCTGATCCAGGGGCTCAAGGCCGCCGGGGTCGAGGTGGACCGCAAGAACCTCGCGGAGATCGCCGTCAGCGATCCGGCCGCCTTCACCGCCTTGGTGGAGGTCGCCAAGGGGGCGCTGCCCGCTGACGTCAACGCGCCCTCCGGAGAGGCGGCCTGA
- the rpmI gene encoding 50S ribosomal protein L35 — translation MPKAKTHSGASKRFRRTGTGKIVRQKANRRHLLEHKPSTRTRRLAGRTEVSANDKSRIKKMLNG, via the coding sequence ATGCCCAAGGCGAAGACCCACAGCGGCGCTTCGAAGCGGTTCCGTCGCACCGGAACCGGAAAGATCGTGCGCCAGAAGGCCAATCGTCGACATCTGCTCGAGCACAAGCCGTCTACGCGCACTCGCCGGCTGGCAGGCCGCACCGAGGTGTCCGCGAACGACAAGAGCCGCATCAAGAAGATGCTCAACGGCTGA
- the infC gene encoding translation initiation factor IF-3 — translation MAGWGLLEDNIGGPISTETRVNERIRVPEVRLIGPGGEQVGIVRIEDALRVAADADLDLVEVAPNARPPVCKIMDYGKYKYETAQKARESRKNQQQTVVKEQKLRPKIDDHDYETKKGHVIRFLEAGSKVKVTIMFRGREQSRPELGYRLLQRLGADVADYGYVETAAKQDGRNMTMVLAPHRGAKTRAKAAHDADAPPAQRVSAQSGEAPTEQRKN, via the coding sequence CTGGCGGGTTGGGGTCTCCTTGAGGACAACATAGGAGGGCCCATCAGCACTGAGACCCGCGTCAACGAGCGCATTCGAGTACCTGAAGTCCGTCTGATCGGACCAGGCGGAGAACAAGTAGGCATTGTGCGCATCGAAGACGCCCTCCGCGTCGCCGCGGACGCCGATCTCGACCTTGTCGAAGTTGCCCCGAACGCCAGGCCTCCGGTCTGCAAGATCATGGACTACGGCAAGTACAAGTACGAGACGGCCCAGAAGGCGCGCGAGTCTCGCAAGAACCAGCAGCAGACCGTCGTCAAGGAACAGAAGCTTCGTCCCAAGATCGACGACCACGACTACGAGACCAAGAAGGGGCATGTAATCCGCTTCTTGGAGGCGGGGTCGAAGGTGAAGGTGACGATCATGTTCCGCGGACGTGAGCAGTCGCGGCCCGAACTGGGCTATCGGCTGTTGCAGCGGCTTGGCGCGGACGTGGCCGATTACGGCTATGTCGAGACGGCGGCCAAGCAGGACGGACGCAACATGACGATGGTGCTGGCTCCGCACCGCGGCGCGAAGACTCGCGCCAAGGCGGCACATGATGCGGACGCACCGCCCGCGCAGCGCGTGAGCGCCCAAAGCGGTGAAGCACCCACAGAGCAACGAAAGAACTGA
- a CDS encoding DUF1844 domain-containing protein, whose protein sequence is MTEVPDTPPQATADATPVRELADIPAVEVITRSAVMLMSAAAEKLGLSADDPHDSPHRDLDEARRLITALAGLVTASAEYLGPHAGPVRDGLKTLQLAFRESSAAPEEPGHGPGEKYTGPVW, encoded by the coding sequence ATGACCGAGGTTCCTGACACTCCACCACAGGCCACCGCAGACGCTACCCCGGTGCGGGAGCTGGCCGACATCCCCGCAGTGGAGGTGATCACCCGGTCGGCGGTCATGCTGATGAGCGCCGCGGCCGAAAAGCTCGGCCTGTCCGCCGACGATCCTCACGACAGCCCGCACCGCGACCTCGACGAGGCCCGTCGGCTGATCACCGCGCTGGCGGGGCTGGTCACCGCCTCGGCGGAGTATCTCGGGCCGCACGCGGGGCCGGTCCGCGACGGGCTCAAGACGCTGCAGTTGGCGTTCCGCGAATCCAGCGCCGCACCCGAGGAACCCGGGCACGGTCCTGGCGAGAAATACACCGGCCCGGTCTGGTAG
- the lysX gene encoding bifunctional lysylphosphatidylglycerol synthetase/lysine--tRNA ligase LysX → MTVASPTSAARSTSRYRWVPAAAGWTIGVIATLSLIASVSPGFRALIRVPREFVNEYIFNFPDTSFAWAFVLALLAAALAARKRVAWWILVGYLVAAIGWNVGDLIAGDETVMEEIGEVIGLVFHVAAILFLVLARHEFWAKVRRGALLKAAATLIAGMAIGTLVGWGLLQLFPGSLARDDRFWYALNRVGAFAGADASTFTGHPHAFVDALLGLFGALALMAAAIVLFQSQRAENALTGEDESAIRGLLELFGKNDSLGYFATRRDKAVVFAPNGRAAITYRVEVGVCLASGDPVGDPKAWPAAIAAWRQLCETYGWAPGVMGASSAGAEAFRAAGLNALQLGDEAVLHPDDFRLSGPDMRAVRQAVTRARRAGVGVRIRRHRDIDADEMAQVIERADAWRDTDDERGFSMALGRLGDPADGDCLLVEAVQNDDHVVAMLSLVPWGTNGVSLDLMRRSPQLPNGTVELMVSELCMQAETFGITRISLNFAMFRSAFEQGAQLGAGPVARLWRWLLVFFSRWWQLETLYRSNMKYRPQWVPRYACYEDARLVPRVGVASVIAEGFLVLPFSRRHDQPHTGHHTAAPQSLVASGLLHGDGSAADLDDLQTDLVENEDQPRLPEQVRVRMSKLKALQDNGIDPYPVGQPPSRTVASALQGDDDTAVTVAGRVLRIRDYGGVLFAQLRDWSAEVQLLLDNSLLEAGTTADFTRTIDLGDLIAVSGTMGYSRKGTRSLLVHGWRLIGKCLRPLPDKWKGLTDQEARVRARYVDLAINNESRDLIRARSAVLHAIRETLVAKGFLEVETPILQQIHGGANARPFATHINAYDLDLYLRIAPELYLKRLCVGGVERVFELGRAFRNEGVDFSHNPEFTLLEAYQAHADYNVWVDGCRELIQNAAQAANGAHVFLRPRDDGTLEPVDIAGQWTVKTVHEAVSEALGEHIGPDTDLATLRKLCDAADIPYLTHWDTGAVVLELYERLVEDRTQEPTFYKDFPTSVSPLTRPHRSIAGVAERWDLVAWGVELGTAYSELTDPVEQRRRLQAQSLLAAGGDPEAMELDEDFLQAMEYAMPPTGGLGMGVDRVVMLITGRSIRETLPFPLAKPR, encoded by the coding sequence ATGACGGTCGCTAGCCCCACCTCCGCCGCGCGCTCGACCTCGAGGTATCGGTGGGTGCCCGCCGCGGCGGGCTGGACGATCGGTGTGATCGCCACGCTCTCGCTGATCGCCAGCGTGTCCCCCGGTTTCCGGGCGCTGATCAGGGTGCCGCGCGAGTTCGTCAACGAGTACATCTTCAACTTCCCCGACACCAGCTTCGCCTGGGCGTTCGTGCTGGCGCTGCTCGCCGCGGCGCTGGCCGCCCGCAAACGCGTCGCCTGGTGGATTCTGGTCGGCTACCTGGTCGCCGCGATCGGCTGGAACGTCGGCGACCTGATCGCCGGCGACGAGACGGTGATGGAGGAGATCGGCGAGGTCATCGGGCTGGTCTTCCACGTCGCCGCGATCCTGTTCCTGGTGCTGGCCCGGCACGAATTCTGGGCGAAGGTGCGGCGGGGTGCGCTGCTGAAGGCCGCCGCCACCCTGATCGCGGGCATGGCGATCGGCACGCTCGTCGGGTGGGGGCTGCTGCAGCTGTTCCCGGGATCGTTGGCCCGCGACGACCGGTTCTGGTACGCGCTGAACCGGGTGGGCGCGTTCGCAGGCGCGGACGCCTCGACCTTCACCGGACATCCGCACGCGTTCGTCGATGCACTGCTCGGCTTGTTCGGTGCGCTGGCGTTGATGGCGGCGGCCATCGTGCTGTTTCAGTCGCAGCGCGCCGAGAACGCGCTCACCGGGGAGGACGAGTCGGCGATCCGCGGGCTGCTCGAACTGTTCGGCAAGAACGACTCGCTGGGTTACTTCGCCACCCGCCGCGACAAGGCCGTCGTCTTCGCGCCGAACGGCCGCGCCGCCATCACCTACCGCGTCGAGGTCGGCGTCTGCCTGGCCAGCGGGGACCCGGTCGGCGATCCCAAGGCGTGGCCCGCCGCGATCGCCGCGTGGCGCCAACTGTGCGAAACCTACGGCTGGGCACCCGGGGTGATGGGGGCCAGTTCCGCTGGGGCCGAGGCGTTCCGCGCGGCCGGCCTCAACGCGCTGCAGCTCGGCGACGAAGCCGTCCTGCATCCCGACGACTTCCGGCTCTCCGGCCCCGACATGCGGGCCGTGCGGCAGGCCGTGACCCGGGCGCGACGGGCCGGGGTCGGCGTGCGGATCCGACGGCACCGCGACATCGACGCCGACGAGATGGCTCAGGTGATCGAGCGCGCCGACGCCTGGCGCGACACCGACGACGAACGCGGCTTCTCGATGGCGCTGGGCCGGCTCGGCGACCCGGCCGACGGCGACTGCCTGCTGGTGGAGGCGGTGCAGAACGACGACCACGTCGTCGCGATGCTGTCGTTGGTGCCGTGGGGTACCAACGGGGTCTCGCTGGATCTGATGCGCCGCTCCCCCCAACTGCCCAACGGCACCGTCGAGCTTATGGTCAGCGAACTGTGCATGCAGGCCGAAACCTTCGGCATAACCCGCATTTCGCTGAACTTCGCGATGTTCCGGTCGGCGTTCGAACAGGGGGCGCAGCTGGGCGCCGGACCGGTCGCGCGGCTGTGGCGCTGGCTGCTGGTGTTCTTCTCGCGGTGGTGGCAGCTCGAGACCCTGTACCGGTCGAACATGAAGTACCGACCGCAATGGGTGCCGCGGTATGCCTGCTACGAGGACGCCCGCCTGGTGCCGCGTGTCGGCGTCGCCTCGGTGATCGCCGAAGGCTTTCTGGTGCTGCCGTTCTCGCGCCGCCACGACCAACCGCACACCGGTCACCACACCGCAGCCCCGCAGAGCCTGGTCGCATCCGGGCTGCTGCACGGCGACGGCAGCGCCGCCGACCTCGACGACCTGCAGACCGACCTGGTCGAGAACGAAGACCAGCCGCGGCTGCCCGAACAGGTCCGGGTCCGGATGTCCAAGCTAAAGGCGCTGCAGGACAACGGGATCGACCCGTATCCGGTCGGTCAGCCGCCCAGCCGCACCGTCGCCTCGGCGCTGCAGGGCGATGACGATACCGCGGTGACCGTCGCAGGCCGGGTGCTGCGCATCCGCGACTACGGTGGTGTGCTGTTCGCCCAGCTGCGCGACTGGTCCGCCGAAGTTCAACTCCTACTGGATAATTCACTGCTGGAGGCCGGTACGACGGCCGACTTCACCCGCACCATCGATCTGGGTGACCTCATCGCAGTGTCCGGGACGATGGGCTACAGCAGGAAGGGCACCCGGTCGCTGCTCGTGCACGGCTGGCGGCTGATCGGCAAGTGCCTGCGACCGCTGCCCGACAAATGGAAGGGGCTGACCGACCAGGAGGCCAGGGTGCGGGCGCGCTATGTCGACCTGGCGATCAACAACGAGTCCCGCGACCTGATCCGGGCCCGCAGCGCCGTCCTGCACGCCATTCGCGAAACCTTGGTGGCCAAAGGGTTTTTGGAGGTCGAGACGCCGATCCTGCAGCAGATCCACGGCGGCGCCAACGCGCGGCCGTTCGCCACCCACATCAACGCCTACGACCTGGATCTGTACTTGCGCATCGCCCCGGAGCTCTACCTCAAGAGGTTGTGCGTGGGAGGTGTCGAGCGGGTCTTCGAGTTGGGCCGGGCGTTCCGCAACGAGGGGGTCGACTTCAGCCACAACCCCGAGTTCACCCTGCTGGAGGCGTACCAAGCGCACGCGGACTACAACGTCTGGGTCGACGGGTGCCGCGAGCTCATCCAGAACGCGGCGCAGGCGGCCAACGGTGCGCACGTGTTCCTGCGTCCGCGCGACGACGGGACGCTGGAACCGGTCGACATCGCCGGCCAGTGGACGGTCAAGACCGTGCACGAGGCGGTGTCAGAAGCCCTCGGCGAACACATCGGACCCGACACCGACCTGGCGACCCTGCGGAAGCTGTGCGACGCCGCCGACATCCCTTACCTGACGCACTGGGACACCGGTGCCGTCGTGCTGGAGCTCTACGAGCGCCTCGTCGAGGACCGCACCCAAGAGCCCACGTTCTACAAGGACTTTCCGACGTCGGTATCGCCGCTGACCCGGCCGCATCGCAGCATCGCCGGCGTCGCCGAACGGTGGGATCTGGTGGCCTGGGGCGTCGAATTGGGCACCGCCTACAGCGAATTGACCGATCCGGTCGAGCAGCGTCGACGGCTGCAGGCGCAGTCACTGCTGGCGGCGGGCGGCGACCCGGAGGCGATGGAGCTCGACGAAGACTTCCTGCAGGCCATGGAGTACGCCATGCCGCCGACGGGTGGGCTGGGCATGGGGGTCGACCGCGTCGTCATGCTCATCACCGGCCGCAGCATCCGCGAGACGCTGCCGTTTCCGTTGGCCAAACCGCGATGA
- a CDS encoding DUF6653 family protein, giving the protein MRRAVFARHANPWSAWSRWATTPLVLVPAWTRSWRHAAPIAVWFALNPVISAPPADEQAWATRAMLGEELWIVDRPRDAARVVNAAASLAAVAALVAAWRRRAWPATAGVITQMALTLVYWQLMAQYFDRHRHRSARQG; this is encoded by the coding sequence ATGAGGCGGGCCGTCTTCGCCCGCCACGCCAACCCCTGGAGCGCGTGGAGCCGGTGGGCGACCACCCCGCTGGTCCTGGTACCGGCCTGGACCCGCAGCTGGCGCCACGCCGCTCCGATCGCGGTCTGGTTCGCGCTGAACCCCGTCATCTCCGCGCCGCCCGCCGACGAACAGGCATGGGCGACGCGCGCGATGCTCGGCGAGGAACTGTGGATCGTCGACCGGCCGCGCGACGCGGCGCGAGTGGTCAACGCCGCGGCATCGCTTGCCGCGGTGGCCGCACTGGTGGCCGCCTGGCGTCGCCGCGCCTGGCCCGCCACGGCCGGAGTCATCACCCAGATGGCGTTGACCCTCGTGTACTGGCAGTTGATGGCGCAGTACTTCGATCGACACCGACACCGATCGGCCCGGCAGGGGTAG
- a CDS encoding PspA/IM30 family protein, whose amino-acid sequence MPEENQPGPVEPEETGYTESGVPTFESVREKIETRYGTAVGASELAAETPEGRSVEEQFEKRQRAAAERLAAIRESMNDDDAQ is encoded by the coding sequence ATGCCGGAGGAGAACCAACCGGGACCCGTGGAGCCGGAAGAGACCGGCTACACCGAGAGCGGCGTGCCGACCTTCGAGTCGGTGCGCGAGAAGATCGAGACCCGTTACGGCACCGCGGTCGGCGCGTCCGAGCTGGCCGCCGAAACCCCGGAGGGCCGCAGCGTCGAGGAGCAGTTCGAGAAGCGTCAACGCGCCGCCGCCGAGCGGCTGGCCGCGATCCGCGAGTCGATGAACGACGACGACGCGCAATAA
- a CDS encoding winged helix DNA-binding domain-containing protein → MRTFTVAERRARLARRHFLHIPAESAEAVAGRVLGLHATDPATPYLSLWARVPGIAVADVDAALYDRRSLVKQLAMRRTLWAVRAADLSLIQSAASDRVADNEARRLIADAVKAGLCTDGDAWLDAARSAVLRHLGEHGPTTARDLRTALPELTGSYDPAPGKRWGGETPLAPRILTVLAARGHIMRGPNEGKWTASRPRWVAAAHWVNADQAVDSEAARVELVGRWLRSFGPGTVTDIKWWFGNTLTWVRQALRELDAVEVDLDGTPGYVLPDDLEAEPDPEPWCALLPGLDLTTMGWSDRDWYLGAHRNQIFDRNGNGGPTAWCDGRIVGGWVQDDDGRVEVRLLEDVGRAAHKALQQRADELTEWLDGVRVNPRFPSPMSRN, encoded by the coding sequence ATGCGGACATTCACGGTTGCCGAGCGCCGGGCCCGGCTGGCGCGACGCCACTTTCTTCACATACCAGCGGAATCCGCCGAGGCGGTGGCGGGACGCGTCCTCGGCCTGCATGCCACCGATCCGGCGACGCCCTACCTGTCGTTGTGGGCGCGGGTGCCCGGCATCGCGGTGGCCGACGTGGACGCCGCGCTCTATGACCGTCGTTCGTTGGTCAAGCAGCTGGCGATGCGCCGGACACTGTGGGCGGTGCGGGCCGCCGACCTTTCGCTGATCCAGTCCGCGGCCAGTGACCGCGTCGCCGACAACGAAGCGCGCCGGCTCATCGCCGACGCCGTCAAGGCGGGCCTGTGCACCGACGGTGACGCCTGGCTCGACGCCGCCCGGTCGGCGGTGCTGCGACACCTCGGCGAGCACGGGCCGACCACCGCGCGGGACCTCCGCACCGCCCTACCCGAGTTGACCGGCAGCTACGATCCCGCGCCGGGTAAACGGTGGGGCGGTGAAACCCCCTTGGCGCCAAGGATATTGACGGTGCTGGCCGCGCGCGGGCACATCATGCGCGGGCCGAACGAGGGCAAGTGGACGGCGTCGCGTCCGCGTTGGGTGGCGGCGGCGCACTGGGTGAACGCCGATCAGGCCGTGGACTCCGAAGCAGCTCGCGTGGAGCTGGTGGGCAGATGGCTGCGCAGCTTCGGCCCGGGCACCGTCACCGATATCAAGTGGTGGTTCGGCAACACACTGACCTGGGTCCGGCAGGCGTTGCGTGAGCTCGACGCCGTCGAGGTCGACCTCGACGGCACCCCGGGCTATGTGCTGCCCGACGACCTTGAGGCCGAACCCGATCCCGAACCGTGGTGCGCGCTGCTGCCCGGGCTGGACCTCACGACGATGGGCTGGTCCGACCGCGACTGGTACCTGGGCGCACATCGCAACCAGATATTCGACAGGAACGGCAACGGCGGGCCCACCGCCTGGTGTGACGGCCGGATCGTCGGTGGCTGGGTTCAGGACGACGACGGCAGGGTCGAGGTGCGGCTTCTCGAAGACGTCGGCCGTGCGGCCCACAAGGCGCTGCAACAGCGTGCGGACGAGTTGACCGAGTGGCTCGACGGCGTACGGGTCAACCCGCGCTTTCCGTCCCCGATGTCGAGGAACTAG